Proteins from a single region of Dysosmobacter acutus:
- the rpsG gene encoding 30S ribosomal protein S7, which translates to MPRRGNVPKREILPDPIYGSVLVTKLVNSIMLDGKKGVAQKVVYGAFDTVKEKTEKDPLEVFTQAMENIMPSLEVKARRVGGATYQVPMEVRPARRQTLGLRWLTAYARARSEKTMAERLAGEIMDAANNTGSAVKKREDTHKMAESNKAFAHFRW; encoded by the coding sequence GTGCCCAGAAGAGGAAATGTTCCCAAAAGAGAAATCTTGCCCGATCCCATCTACGGCTCCGTACTGGTGACCAAGCTGGTCAACAGCATCATGCTGGACGGCAAAAAAGGCGTTGCTCAGAAGGTTGTCTACGGTGCTTTCGACACAGTGAAAGAAAAGACTGAGAAGGATCCCCTTGAGGTATTCACTCAGGCAATGGAAAATATCATGCCCAGCCTGGAGGTCAAGGCCCGCCGTGTGGGCGGCGCAACCTATCAGGTTCCTATGGAAGTCCGCCCCGCACGGCGTCAGACCCTGGGTCTGCGCTGGCTGACCGCCTATGCCCGCGCCCGCAGTGAAAAAACCATGGCGGAGCGTCTGGCCGGCGAGATTATGGATGCTGCCAATAACACCGGCAGCGCAGTGAAAAAGCGTGAGGATACGCACAAGATGGCCGAGTCCAACAAGGCGTTCGCACACTTCCGCTGGTAA
- the rpoC gene encoding DNA-directed RNA polymerase subunit beta': MSNVGAAGEVAFDAIKIGVASPEMIHEWSFGEVKKPETINYRTLKPERDGLFCERIFGPTKDWECHCGKYKKIRYKGKICDRCGVEVTRAKVRRERMGHIELATPVSHIWYFKGIPSRMGLLLDISPRILEKVLYFAAYIVTDAGDTPLVKNQILSEKEYRDFREKYEDDFDAGMGAEAVKKLLCTVGLDPEQSRRKLELLDKKDRTGEEEAEIESLNGLVKLSEELHAELKDASGQKKARVVKRLEVVDAFRLSGNKPEWMIIDVLPVIPPELRPMVQLDGGRFATSDLNDLYRRVINRNNRLKRLIQLNAPDIIVRNEKRMLQEAVDALIDNGRRGRAVTGANNRALKSLSDLLKGKQGRFRQNLLGKRVDYSGRSVIVVGPELKIYQCGVPKEMAVELFRPFIMKKLVEDGSANNIKSAKKMVDKGRTEVWDALDEIIKDHPVMLNRAPTLHRLGIQAFEPVLVEGRALKLHPLNCTAFNADFDGDQMAIHVPLSAEAQAEARILMLSANNLLRPQDGGPVTVPTQDMVLGSYYLTMERVEDSMSQMYPAGEEPEEYHPPVYRNEDEAMMAYNEHAVGIHAPIRVRRTCTVDGTTCTRVVGTTIGRIIFNRNLPQDLGFVDRTDPEHMCDYEITFQCGKKQLGQIVDRTIQKHGFTMAAEVLDAIKATGYKYSTRAAITISIADMAVPAKKYELINETEDRVLDIENQYKMGFMTDDERYRQVVREWEKTTNDVTDALQASLDRYNPIYMMADSGARGSMKQIRQLAGMRGLMANTAGKTIEIPIKANFREGLSVLEYFISSRGARKGLADTALRTADSGYLTRRMVDVSQDVIIREEDCGVDHGIVVSEISENGQIIEKFSDRIRGRYPVHDILDPKTGEVLISHEKMMDESDARLLEAHGITSVEIRTVLTCRAHSGVCAKCYGMNLATSNPVGPGEAVGIIAAQSIGEPGTQLTMRTFHTGGVAGGDITQGLPRVEELFEARKPKKMAQLAEIGGKVKFEAATKGSLLDITITAEDGDTRTYSVPHTGLLVKDGDVIEKGTALMYGALNPHEVLRLRGEGAVYNYLIQEVLRVYRQQGVDINDKHIEVIVRQMMRKARVEDSGDTRLLSGSMVDVLELSDANEEIRRRNAEGETNDQGEPLREAQATQLLMGITKASLATDSFLSAASFQETTKVLTEAAIKGKVDHLVGLKENVIIGKLIPAGTGLDAYRTFAEEIVPGEEPRQDDVLAEAYVD, encoded by the coding sequence ATGAGCAATGTCGGCGCCGCCGGCGAGGTTGCTTTTGACGCGATAAAAATCGGGGTCGCCTCCCCTGAAATGATTCATGAGTGGTCCTTCGGCGAGGTGAAAAAGCCGGAGACCATCAACTACCGCACCCTGAAGCCCGAGCGGGACGGACTGTTCTGCGAGCGGATTTTCGGGCCCACCAAGGACTGGGAATGCCACTGCGGAAAGTATAAGAAGATCCGCTACAAGGGCAAGATCTGCGACCGCTGCGGCGTGGAAGTCACCCGGGCCAAGGTCCGCCGCGAGCGCATGGGCCACATCGAGCTGGCTACCCCGGTCTCCCACATCTGGTATTTCAAGGGCATCCCCTCCCGCATGGGACTGCTGTTGGACATCTCTCCCCGCATTCTGGAGAAGGTGCTCTACTTTGCCGCCTATATTGTCACCGACGCCGGCGACACCCCCTTGGTGAAGAATCAGATTCTCTCTGAAAAGGAGTACAGGGACTTCCGGGAAAAGTACGAGGACGACTTTGACGCCGGCATGGGCGCCGAGGCGGTGAAAAAGCTCCTTTGCACCGTGGGACTGGACCCGGAGCAGAGCCGCCGCAAGCTGGAGCTGCTGGATAAGAAGGACCGCACCGGGGAGGAAGAGGCGGAGATAGAGTCCCTCAACGGCCTGGTGAAGCTCTCCGAGGAGCTCCATGCGGAGCTGAAGGACGCCTCCGGCCAGAAGAAGGCCCGGGTAGTCAAGCGCCTGGAGGTGGTGGATGCCTTCCGCCTCTCCGGCAACAAGCCTGAGTGGATGATCATCGACGTGCTGCCGGTGATTCCCCCGGAGCTGCGGCCCATGGTCCAGTTGGACGGCGGCCGGTTCGCCACCTCTGACCTGAACGACCTCTACCGCCGGGTCATCAACCGCAACAACCGCCTGAAGCGCCTCATACAGCTCAACGCGCCGGACATCATCGTCCGCAACGAAAAGCGGATGCTTCAGGAGGCGGTGGACGCTCTGATCGACAACGGCCGCCGCGGCCGCGCGGTCACCGGCGCCAACAACCGGGCCTTGAAATCCCTGAGCGACCTGCTCAAGGGCAAGCAGGGCCGCTTCCGCCAGAACCTGCTGGGCAAGCGCGTGGACTACTCCGGCCGCTCCGTCATCGTGGTCGGCCCTGAGCTGAAGATCTACCAGTGCGGCGTGCCCAAGGAGATGGCCGTTGAGCTGTTCCGCCCCTTCATTATGAAGAAGCTGGTGGAGGACGGAAGCGCCAACAACATTAAGTCCGCCAAGAAGATGGTGGACAAGGGCCGGACCGAGGTGTGGGACGCCCTGGATGAGATCATCAAGGACCACCCCGTCATGCTCAACCGTGCCCCGACCCTGCACCGTCTGGGCATCCAGGCCTTTGAGCCGGTGCTGGTGGAGGGCCGCGCGCTGAAGCTGCACCCGCTGAACTGCACCGCCTTCAACGCCGACTTTGACGGCGACCAGATGGCCATCCACGTTCCCCTCAGCGCCGAGGCCCAGGCCGAGGCCCGTATCCTCATGCTCTCCGCCAACAACCTGCTCCGTCCCCAGGACGGCGGACCTGTCACCGTACCCACCCAGGATATGGTGTTGGGCTCCTACTACCTGACCATGGAGCGTGTGGAAGACAGCATGTCCCAGATGTATCCCGCCGGCGAGGAGCCGGAGGAGTATCATCCCCCCGTGTACCGCAACGAGGACGAGGCCATGATGGCCTACAACGAGCATGCGGTGGGCATCCACGCGCCCATCCGGGTGCGCCGCACCTGTACGGTGGACGGAACCACCTGCACCCGGGTGGTGGGCACCACCATCGGCCGGATCATCTTCAACCGCAACCTGCCCCAGGACTTGGGCTTTGTGGACCGTACCGATCCCGAGCATATGTGCGACTACGAGATCACCTTCCAGTGCGGCAAGAAGCAGTTAGGCCAGATCGTGGACCGGACCATTCAAAAGCACGGCTTCACCATGGCCGCCGAGGTACTGGATGCCATCAAGGCCACGGGCTACAAGTATTCCACCCGCGCCGCCATCACCATCTCCATCGCGGATATGGCCGTACCCGCCAAAAAGTACGAACTCATCAACGAGACCGAGGACCGTGTCCTTGACATTGAAAACCAGTATAAGATGGGCTTCATGACCGACGACGAGCGCTACCGCCAGGTGGTGAGGGAGTGGGAAAAGACCACCAACGACGTCACCGACGCCCTGCAGGCCAGCCTGGACCGCTACAACCCCATCTATATGATGGCCGACTCCGGCGCCCGCGGATCCATGAAGCAGATCCGCCAGCTGGCCGGTATGCGCGGATTGATGGCCAACACCGCCGGCAAGACCATTGAAATCCCCATCAAGGCCAACTTCCGTGAGGGCCTCAGCGTGCTGGAGTACTTTATCTCCTCCCGAGGCGCCCGAAAGGGTCTGGCCGATACCGCCCTGCGCACCGCCGACTCCGGTTACCTGACCCGCCGCATGGTGGATGTCTCCCAGGACGTTATCATCCGGGAAGAGGACTGCGGCGTGGACCACGGCATCGTGGTCAGCGAGATCAGTGAGAACGGCCAGATCATCGAGAAGTTCTCCGACCGCATCCGGGGCCGCTATCCGGTCCACGATATCCTGGATCCCAAGACCGGCGAGGTGCTGATCTCCCATGAGAAGATGATGGATGAGTCCGACGCCAGGCTGCTGGAGGCCCATGGCATCACCTCTGTGGAGATCCGCACGGTGCTGACCTGCCGCGCCCACAGCGGTGTGTGCGCCAAGTGCTACGGCATGAACCTGGCTACCTCCAATCCCGTGGGTCCCGGCGAGGCCGTGGGCATCATCGCCGCCCAGTCCATCGGAGAGCCCGGCACACAGCTGACCATGCGTACGTTCCACACCGGCGGCGTGGCCGGCGGCGACATCACCCAAGGTCTTCCCCGTGTTGAGGAGCTGTTCGAGGCCCGCAAGCCCAAGAAGATGGCCCAGCTGGCGGAGATCGGCGGCAAGGTCAAATTCGAAGCGGCCACCAAGGGCAGCCTGCTGGACATCACCATCACCGCCGAAGACGGCGACACCCGCACCTACTCCGTACCCCACACGGGGTTGCTGGTCAAAGACGGGGATGTGATCGAGAAGGGCACCGCGCTGATGTACGGTGCGCTGAACCCCCACGAAGTGCTCCGCCTGCGGGGCGAGGGCGCCGTGTACAACTACCTGATCCAGGAAGTTCTGCGCGTGTACCGCCAGCAGGGCGTTGACATCAACGATAAACACATCGAGGTTATTGTCCGCCAGATGATGCGCAAGGCCCGGGTGGAGGACTCCGGCGACACCAGGCTGCTCTCCGGCTCCATGGTGGATGTGCTGGAACTGTCCGACGCCAACGAGGAGATCCGCCGCCGCAACGCCGAAGGCGAGACCAACGACCAGGGCGAGCCCCTGCGTGAGGCCCAGGCCACCCAGTTGCTGATGGGTATCACCAAGGCGTCTTTGGCCACGGATTCCTTCCTCTCCGCCGCCTCCTTCCAGGAGACCACCAAGGTGCTGACCGAGGCCGCCATCAAGGGCAAGGTGGACCACTTGGTGGGCCTGAAGGAGAACGTCATCATCGGCAAGCTGATCCCCGCCGGAACCGGCCTGGACGCCTACCGCACCTTTGCCGAGGAGATCGTGCCCGGCGAGGAGCCCCGGCAGGACGATGTTCTGGCAGAGGCATACGTGGACTGA
- a CDS encoding DUF3298 domain-containing protein encodes MKRIPAIFPFVIALLLLAACAPASSGSASQSAASLTAPQRDGSSESATLAELYGEDYAKFIRDTIEMQMGNRMDKNPDIKYLPITEEKSLTEYVSIDDSTEFYFNDDGNPVIVLPAGSVTSETFGAQEFILPKP; translated from the coding sequence ATGAAACGAATCCCTGCCATTTTTCCCTTTGTCATAGCGCTGCTGCTTTTGGCAGCCTGCGCACCCGCCTCTTCAGGGAGCGCATCGCAAAGCGCCGCCTCTCTGACCGCTCCGCAGCGTGATGGAAGCTCAGAATCCGCCACCCTGGCCGAGCTGTACGGTGAGGACTACGCCAAGTTTATCAGGGACACCATTGAAATGCAGATGGGGAACCGTATGGACAAAAATCCGGACATCAAATATCTCCCCATCACAGAGGAGAAGTCCCTCACCGAATATGTCTCCATAGACGACTCCACGGAATTCTATTTCAATGACGACGGCAATCCGGTCATTGTCCTGCCCGCCGGCAGCGTCACCAGCGAGACCTTCGGAGCCCAGGAATTCATTCTGCCCAAGCCCTGA
- the rpsL gene encoding 30S ribosomal protein S12, which yields MPTFNQLVRKGREQATYKSNSPAMQYGLNTLKNKNTDLPSPQKRGVCTAVRTATPKKPNSALRKIARVRLTNGYEVTAYIPGVGHSLQEHSVVMIRGGRVKDLPGVRYHIIRGTLDTQGVSGRMQARSKYGAKRPKSK from the coding sequence ATGCCTACTTTTAATCAGTTGGTCAGAAAGGGAAGAGAACAGGCTACCTACAAGTCCAATTCTCCCGCCATGCAGTATGGTCTGAACACCTTGAAGAACAAAAACACAGATCTGCCCTCTCCCCAGAAGAGAGGCGTGTGCACCGCCGTGAGAACTGCGACCCCCAAGAAGCCGAACTCTGCACTGCGTAAGATCGCCCGTGTGCGTCTTACCAACGGTTACGAAGTCACCGCCTATATCCCCGGCGTGGGTCACTCCCTGCAGGAGCACTCCGTCGTGATGATCCGCGGCGGTCGTGTCAAGGATCTGCCTGGTGTTCGTTACCACATCATCCGCGGCACGCTGGACACCCAGGGCGTCTCCGGCCGTATGCAGGCTCGTTCCAAGTACGGCGCCAAGAGACCCAAGTCCAAGTAA
- a CDS encoding ribosomal L7Ae/L30e/S12e/Gadd45 family protein yields MLEELASRDKVIGVKQSRRAIAEGKAAKVFFACDADGAVIEGLRRGCAEQGVPTEEDHSMSEIGRACRISVGAAVAVLLK; encoded by the coding sequence ATGCTGGAGGAACTGGCCTCCCGGGACAAGGTCATTGGCGTGAAGCAGTCCCGCAGAGCCATCGCCGAGGGGAAGGCGGCCAAGGTGTTTTTCGCCTGCGATGCCGATGGCGCCGTGATAGAGGGCCTGCGGCGCGGCTGTGCCGAACAGGGAGTCCCCACAGAGGAGGACCACAGCATGTCTGAGATAGGCCGCGCCTGCCGCATTTCGGTGGGGGCTGCCGTTGCGGTCCTGCTGAAGTAG
- the fusA gene encoding elongation factor G: MPRKTPLQNTRNIGIMAHIDAGKTTTTERILYYTGVNYKIGETHDGTATMDWMAQEQERGITITSAATTCFWTGSKNQFPQTRINIIDTPGHVDFTVEVERSLRVLDGSVTVLCAKGGVEPQSETVWRQADNYKVPRMIYVNKMDIMGADFYNVLRMVHDRLKCNAVPIQLPIGKEDTFKGIVDLIEMSADVYYDDLGKDMRVEPIPEDMVDLANEYREKLMDAVAMVDEELMELYLGGEDIPTERIRKAIREATIANEMVPVTCGTSYKNKGVQKLLDAIVDFMPAPTDIPAIKGVNPDSGEEDERPSDDNAPFSALAFKIMTDPFVGRLSFFRVYSGHLTTGSSVLNSTKGQKERIGRILQMHANHREDIDEVFSGDIEAAVGLKNTTTGDTLCDEKHPIILESMEFPDPVIRVAIEPKTKAGQEKMGVALMKLAEEDPTFKTWTDEETGQTIIAGMGELHLEIIVDRLLREFKVEANVGAPQVAYKETIKKAVDQDTKYARQSGGKGQYGHVKIHVEPNESGKGYEFVNAVVGGAVPKEYIPAVDAGIQGAMLGGVLAGYPVVDVKVTLFDGSYHEVDSSEMAFKIAGSMAFKEAMRKADPTLLEPIMKVCVIVPDEYMGDVIGDLNSRRGQIQGFEARPGAQQIDAFVPLAEMFGYATDLRSRTQGRGQYTMEPSHYIEIPKSIRDKIVETRSAGKNE; the protein is encoded by the coding sequence ATGCCAAGAAAAACACCTCTCCAAAACACAAGAAATATCGGAATTATGGCCCACATCGATGCGGGAAAGACCACCACAACGGAGCGTATCCTGTACTATACCGGTGTGAACTATAAGATCGGTGAGACCCACGATGGTACTGCTACCATGGACTGGATGGCCCAGGAGCAAGAGCGCGGCATCACCATCACTTCCGCCGCCACCACCTGCTTCTGGACCGGTTCCAAGAACCAGTTCCCCCAGACCCGGATCAACATCATCGACACCCCGGGCCACGTGGACTTCACCGTGGAAGTGGAGCGTTCTCTGCGCGTGCTGGACGGCTCTGTGACTGTGCTGTGCGCCAAGGGCGGCGTGGAGCCCCAGTCCGAGACCGTGTGGCGCCAGGCCGACAACTACAAGGTCCCCCGCATGATCTATGTCAACAAGATGGACATCATGGGCGCTGACTTCTACAACGTCCTGCGGATGGTCCACGACCGGCTCAAATGCAATGCGGTGCCCATCCAGCTGCCCATCGGCAAGGAGGACACCTTCAAGGGCATTGTGGACCTGATCGAGATGAGCGCGGACGTCTATTATGACGATCTGGGCAAGGACATGCGTGTGGAGCCCATTCCCGAGGACATGGTGGACCTGGCCAACGAGTACCGCGAAAAACTGATGGACGCCGTGGCCATGGTGGACGAGGAGTTGATGGAGCTGTATCTGGGCGGCGAGGATATCCCCACCGAACGGATCCGCAAGGCCATCCGCGAGGCTACCATCGCCAATGAGATGGTGCCTGTCACCTGCGGCACCTCCTACAAGAACAAGGGCGTGCAGAAGCTGCTGGACGCCATTGTGGATTTCATGCCCGCTCCCACGGATATCCCCGCCATCAAGGGTGTGAACCCCGACAGCGGCGAAGAGGACGAGCGTCCCTCCGACGACAACGCGCCCTTCTCCGCCTTGGCCTTTAAGATCATGACCGACCCCTTTGTGGGCCGCCTGAGCTTTTTCCGCGTGTATTCCGGCCATCTGACCACCGGCTCCTCCGTGCTCAACAGCACCAAGGGCCAGAAAGAGCGTATCGGCCGCATTCTGCAGATGCACGCCAACCACAGAGAGGACATCGACGAGGTGTTCTCCGGTGATATCGAAGCCGCCGTGGGTCTGAAGAACACCACCACCGGCGACACCCTCTGCGATGAAAAGCACCCCATCATCCTTGAGTCCATGGAATTCCCCGATCCCGTCATCCGCGTCGCCATCGAGCCCAAGACCAAGGCCGGTCAGGAGAAGATGGGCGTTGCGCTGATGAAGCTGGCTGAGGAGGATCCCACCTTCAAGACCTGGACCGATGAAGAGACGGGCCAGACCATCATCGCCGGCATGGGCGAACTCCATCTGGAGATCATCGTCGACCGTCTGCTCCGCGAGTTCAAGGTGGAGGCCAATGTGGGCGCTCCCCAGGTCGCCTATAAGGAAACCATCAAGAAGGCCGTGGACCAGGATACCAAGTACGCCCGCCAGTCCGGCGGTAAGGGCCAGTACGGCCACGTCAAGATCCACGTGGAACCCAACGAGTCCGGCAAGGGCTATGAGTTCGTCAATGCCGTGGTGGGCGGCGCCGTGCCCAAGGAGTATATCCCCGCCGTGGACGCCGGTATTCAGGGCGCCATGTTGGGCGGCGTGCTGGCCGGGTATCCGGTGGTGGACGTCAAGGTCACGCTGTTCGATGGCTCCTACCACGAAGTCGACTCCTCCGAAATGGCGTTTAAGATCGCGGGTTCCATGGCCTTCAAGGAGGCTATGCGCAAAGCCGATCCCACGCTGTTAGAGCCCATCATGAAGGTCTGTGTCATCGTCCCCGACGAGTATATGGGCGACGTCATCGGCGATCTGAACAGCCGCCGCGGCCAGATCCAGGGCTTTGAAGCCCGTCCCGGCGCTCAGCAGATCGACGCCTTTGTGCCTCTGGCCGAGATGTTCGGCTACGCCACGGACCTCCGCTCCCGTACCCAGGGCCGCGGTCAGTACACCATGGAGCCCTCCCACTATATCGAAATCCCCAAGAGCATCCGGGATAAGATCGTGGAGACCCGCTCCGCCGGGAAGAACGAGTAA